One genomic window of Deinococcus peraridilitoris DSM 19664 includes the following:
- a CDS encoding carbohydrate ABC transporter permease, with the protein MRSNPTHHLLVQGLLTLNALVMLVPILFMLIAGFKSNSDLLSKPFSLTTPLQLDAYTRVLSETEFPRYLFNSLLVTGSSLLLILILGTMAAYALGRYVFRGNEVIFLFFLSGLMIPLKLAVIPLFLQLKALQLIDTHWSLIFIYAAMGLPSAVFIITGFVKTLPAELEESARLDGASEARIMWTIMLPLVRPAMIIAGIYNAVPIWNDFFFPLIFIQSAALKTLPQGLTMFMGEYSTDWSVLFAGLTLSVLPITVAYILLSRQFIAGLTAGAVK; encoded by the coding sequence GTGAGATCCAACCCCACCCACCACCTGCTCGTGCAGGGACTGCTCACCCTGAACGCCCTGGTGATGCTCGTCCCGATCCTCTTCATGCTCATCGCGGGCTTCAAAAGCAACAGCGATCTGCTCTCCAAACCCTTCAGCCTCACCACACCACTCCAGCTGGACGCCTACACCCGCGTACTCAGCGAAACCGAGTTTCCACGCTACCTGTTCAACAGCCTGCTGGTGACCGGCAGCTCACTGCTCCTCATCCTGATTCTCGGCACCATGGCCGCCTACGCCTTGGGGCGGTACGTCTTCCGCGGCAACGAAGTGATCTTCCTGTTCTTCCTGAGCGGCCTGATGATTCCGCTGAAGCTGGCCGTCATCCCGTTATTCCTGCAGCTCAAGGCATTGCAGTTGATCGACACGCATTGGTCGCTGATTTTCATTTACGCTGCCATGGGATTACCAAGCGCCGTATTCATCATCACCGGCTTCGTGAAGACCCTGCCAGCCGAGCTGGAAGAATCTGCACGCCTCGACGGCGCCAGCGAGGCGCGCATCATGTGGACCATCATGCTGCCGCTGGTCCGTCCCGCCATGATCATCGCGGGAATCTACAACGCCGTACCCATCTGGAACGATTTCTTCTTCCCGCTGATCTTCATTCAGTCTGCCGCCCTCAAAACGCTCCCACAAGGACTCACCATGTTCATGGGTGAATACAGCACTGACTGGAGCGTGCTGTTCGCCGGGCTGACCCTCTCCGTGCTTCCCATCACCGTGGCGTACATCCTGCTCTCACGACAATTCATCGCGGGGCTGACTGCTGGAGCCGTAAAATGA
- a CDS encoding carbohydrate ABC transporter permease, with translation MILPILSAFWYSVYDWDGLRRTEYIGLQNFRTVLFTPPYSTTTYTAFGHNVIVFLTLMVVQNGTAFFLAYFLSKQFRGFRFHQVVVFLPVILSTIIIGVQWKLLLNPLFGAFNMALSALNLSHLAQPWLGQESTALPALMLVNTWHWVGFPTLVFLAAIQRIPTELIEAARLDGASEGVLLRRIVWPLIAPAVTIIVILTFIGAFNWFELPYIMAGLDGPYGTDVLGLYFYRTAFGNVGSSFQNFGLGSALAVLMFLFILICSVILTRILRRRETEL, from the coding sequence GTGATTCTGCCGATCCTCAGCGCCTTCTGGTACAGCGTGTACGACTGGGACGGTTTACGCCGCACCGAATACATCGGCCTGCAGAACTTCCGCACCGTACTGTTCACCCCGCCGTACAGCACCACCACCTACACCGCCTTCGGGCATAACGTGATCGTCTTCCTGACACTGATGGTCGTGCAGAATGGCACCGCGTTCTTCCTGGCTTACTTTTTAAGCAAGCAATTCCGCGGCTTCCGCTTTCATCAGGTCGTGGTGTTCTTACCCGTCATCCTGTCCACCATCATCATCGGAGTGCAGTGGAAGCTGCTGCTCAACCCGCTGTTCGGCGCGTTCAACATGGCCCTCAGCGCCCTGAATCTCTCTCACCTCGCGCAACCCTGGCTGGGCCAGGAAAGCACCGCGCTGCCCGCGCTGATGCTGGTGAACACCTGGCACTGGGTGGGCTTCCCCACGCTGGTTTTCCTCGCGGCCATTCAGCGCATCCCCACCGAACTGATCGAAGCGGCTCGGCTGGACGGTGCCAGTGAAGGCGTGCTGCTTCGACGAATCGTCTGGCCTCTCATCGCCCCCGCCGTGACCATCATCGTCATCCTCACCTTCATCGGGGCATTCAACTGGTTCGAGCTGCCGTACATCATGGCCGGACTCGACGGTCCTTACGGCACCGACGTCCTCGGCCTGTACTTTTACCGCACAGCCTTCGGAAACGTCGGAAGCAGCTTCCAGAACTTCGGACTCGGGAGCGCCCTGGCGGTCCTGATGTTCCTGTTCATCCTGATCTGCTCGGTCATTCTGACGCGCATACTGCGGCGCCGTGAAACCGAACTCTGA
- a CDS encoding N-acetylglucosamine kinase: protein MMQLGIDAGATRVKWSLAHHGNILARGDAPALTGHLFSKTQQGNATERLQHLHASVHQAWPDVNLSSVLAGITGLDAGEPSALTLRTLLSRTFALPEQAVQVHSDLHLTYLAYYEPGAGALLYAGTGSIAYLLDSQGKAHRTGGYGYLLGDEGGAWWLARESLKCLLRIKDDGQPPPPVLTAKLQSSLGPLDWPTLRAFVYGSERSHLASLAPLVTEAAQEGDPVAQAIIANAARELARLLSNLTRLHPAQHDLTACGGALTPFVFTLLRSYLPHHQVTYGQRCVSDANALRLTPASAEGHAEKRVLRPSQ, encoded by the coding sequence ATGATGCAACTCGGCATAGACGCAGGCGCGACTCGCGTGAAGTGGTCACTCGCGCACCACGGGAACATCCTCGCTCGCGGTGACGCCCCCGCCCTTACCGGGCATCTCTTCAGCAAAACCCAGCAGGGCAACGCGACAGAACGACTGCAGCACCTGCACGCCAGCGTCCACCAAGCCTGGCCGGACGTGAACCTGAGCTCGGTGCTCGCTGGTATCACCGGCCTCGACGCTGGCGAGCCTTCAGCGCTGACGCTCCGCACCTTACTCTCCCGCACCTTTGCACTCCCAGAACAAGCGGTACAGGTCCACAGCGACCTGCACCTCACGTACCTCGCGTACTACGAGCCTGGTGCGGGCGCCTTGCTGTACGCCGGAACGGGCAGCATCGCCTACCTGCTCGATTCGCAAGGCAAAGCTCACCGCACCGGGGGCTACGGATACCTGCTGGGCGACGAAGGTGGCGCGTGGTGGCTCGCGCGGGAAAGCCTGAAATGCCTGCTACGAATCAAGGATGACGGCCAACCGCCACCACCGGTATTGACGGCCAAACTGCAATCCTCACTCGGTCCCCTCGACTGGCCAACTCTCCGGGCATTCGTGTACGGCAGCGAACGCAGCCACCTCGCCAGCCTGGCGCCCCTGGTAACCGAAGCAGCACAAGAAGGTGATCCGGTGGCGCAAGCCATCATCGCAAACGCTGCAAGAGAACTCGCGAGGCTCTTGTCGAACCTCACCCGCCTCCACCCAGCACAACATGACCTCACCGCCTGCGGGGGCGCCCTCACCCCCTTCGTATTCACGCTGCTGCGCAGTTACCTTCCCCATCATCAGGTGACCTACGGGCAGCGCTGCGTCAGCGACGCCAACGCACTTCGCCTTACACCCGCCTCAGCAGAAGGACACGCTGAAAAGCGTGTCCTTCGACCCTCACAATGA
- a CDS encoding N-acetylmuramic acid 6-phosphate etherase has translation MITTSLPTEQIEVRFADLDLLDERNLLERLLNDQEGAIRAVRASLPQLTAAAKAASERLRHGGRIVYAGAGTSGRLGMIDAAELTPTFSWPPERTVNLVAGGRDSFFAAVENAEDDVTTAEHHYLQANITEHDVILAVAASGTTPYVCRVLQLARQSGALTIGIANNPGTPVLGLSEHAVLLDTGPEVLSGSTRLKAGTAQKIALNLLSTTVMVQLGKVYQNLMVDLVATNEKLVNRANRLVQEAAQIEPQQAVTHLRQANWNVKTAIVTATQGVDAHCARALLDAHHGRLRSVLHQNTPNFPARPLPTGVIVSCQARADNPLHGPQFMRAMALAAAQAGAVGLRANGASDIRAIRDASNLPIIGIQKVFGSPYDVYITPDFGSARLAAQAGADIIAIDATHRPRPVPLPDLIRFIHEELGKFVMADISTSDEGMRAAEYGVDYVATTLSGYTSTSPTLPGPDVQLVQALASHLDIPIVAEGRIQTPHDIRAAREAGANAVVVGTAITNPREITRRLVHAWSE, from the coding sequence ATGATCACCACGTCACTCCCCACAGAGCAAATTGAAGTCCGCTTTGCCGACCTTGACCTGCTGGACGAACGCAACCTGCTCGAACGACTGCTGAACGACCAGGAGGGGGCCATCCGTGCCGTGCGCGCCAGCCTGCCACAACTGACAGCCGCCGCGAAGGCCGCAAGTGAGCGCTTACGCCACGGCGGCCGAATCGTCTACGCAGGTGCGGGTACCAGCGGAAGGCTCGGCATGATCGACGCTGCGGAACTCACCCCCACCTTCAGCTGGCCACCCGAGCGCACCGTAAATCTCGTGGCAGGCGGTCGAGACTCGTTCTTCGCGGCGGTAGAGAATGCCGAAGACGACGTTACCACTGCCGAACACCACTACCTGCAAGCGAATATCACCGAGCACGATGTCATCCTCGCCGTTGCAGCCAGCGGTACCACCCCCTACGTCTGCCGTGTCCTGCAACTTGCGCGTCAAAGCGGAGCGCTCACCATCGGCATCGCGAACAACCCGGGTACGCCGGTACTCGGCCTCTCCGAGCACGCCGTCCTGCTGGACACCGGTCCAGAAGTGCTGAGTGGCTCCACCAGACTCAAAGCCGGCACCGCCCAAAAAATTGCGTTGAATTTGCTCAGTACCACCGTCATGGTCCAGCTCGGAAAGGTCTACCAGAACCTCATGGTGGACCTCGTCGCCACCAATGAAAAGCTTGTCAATCGCGCCAACCGACTGGTGCAGGAAGCAGCGCAAATCGAACCCCAGCAGGCCGTCACGCACCTGCGTCAAGCCAACTGGAACGTCAAAACTGCGATCGTGACCGCCACTCAAGGCGTCGATGCACACTGCGCGCGCGCACTCCTGGACGCCCACCATGGACGCCTGCGCAGCGTCCTCCACCAGAACACCCCAAATTTCCCAGCACGCCCACTGCCCACAGGAGTCATCGTGTCCTGTCAAGCCCGCGCTGACAATCCACTGCACGGGCCGCAGTTCATGCGAGCCATGGCCCTCGCAGCCGCGCAAGCCGGCGCGGTCGGCCTGCGCGCCAACGGCGCAAGTGACATCCGTGCCATTCGGGACGCCAGCAACCTCCCAATCATCGGAATTCAAAAAGTATTCGGCAGTCCCTACGACGTGTACATCACTCCGGACTTCGGCTCGGCAAGGCTGGCCGCGCAAGCCGGCGCGGACATCATCGCGATTGACGCGACGCACCGTCCACGCCCTGTCCCCCTGCCTGACCTGATTCGCTTCATACACGAAGAGCTCGGTAAGTTCGTCATGGCCGACATCAGCACCAGCGATGAAGGAATGCGCGCCGCCGAATACGGGGTTGACTACGTAGCCACCACACTCAGTGGATACACCAGCACCTCCCCGACCCTACCAGGTCCAGATGTTCAGCTCGTGCAAGCCCTCGCCTCCCACCTTGACATCCCCATCGTCGCAGAGGGCCGCATACAAACACCACACGACATCAGGGCCGCACGTGAAGCCGGCGCTAACGCGGTTGTCGTAGGCACAGCCATCACCAATCCGCGCGAAATCACCCGGAGACTCGTCCACGCCTGGAGTGAATGA